One Serinicoccus chungangensis genomic window carries:
- a CDS encoding glycoside hydrolase family 15 protein, whose protein sequence is MTAGTDPTADVPIGHYAVVGDMRTAALISPEGSVDWLCLPRFDSPSVFASLLGTEQDGRWLIRVVEGEVESRDYVEGTFVFRTQWRGPEGTAEVLTFMPPGDGRSDIVRHVRCTSGSVEVEHELIMRFDYATLRPWVHRTRVEEDGGEEVLTAVGGPSRLILHGPLPEPVPEEDAHRGRHHLGEGDELCWVLTGQESWRPLPPRIDPQVLLQETIEGWRAWTGRIQAEGPWARQITRSLTVLRALTHADTGGIVAAATTSLPEDPGGERNWDYRFTWLRDSALTLQAMMTHGLDGGAEAWREWLLRAIAGHSNQLRIMYGLGGERDLTERELPHLSGYAGSRPVRVGNGAADQYQADVIGEVMLALAQLRDGGVAEDRYSWGIQQMMLQTQAERLSEPDHGIWEMRGKKHFFTHGRVMIWAAFDQGVRAVEECGLPGDVDHWRELRDRVRAEIEDRGVGPDGAFRQTYANAEVDASLLQIPHTGFCGYDDPRMLATVRRLEEDLVDDVGFLHRYRLHEDDNMDGLLGGEATFFICTFWLVEQYARSGRLEEAERLMQACVDAGQPLDLLAEEYDPASRRMLGNYPQAFSHLGLVRAADAIAAVRAESA, encoded by the coding sequence ATGACTGCTGGCACCGACCCGACCGCGGACGTCCCCATCGGCCACTACGCGGTCGTCGGTGACATGCGCACGGCCGCGCTCATCTCCCCGGAGGGCAGCGTCGACTGGCTCTGCCTGCCGCGCTTCGACTCCCCGTCCGTCTTCGCCTCGCTGCTCGGCACCGAGCAGGACGGCCGGTGGCTGATCCGGGTCGTCGAGGGCGAGGTGGAGTCACGCGACTACGTGGAGGGCACCTTCGTCTTCCGCACCCAGTGGCGTGGCCCGGAGGGCACCGCCGAGGTGCTCACCTTCATGCCCCCGGGGGACGGCCGCTCCGACATCGTCCGGCACGTCCGGTGCACGTCGGGCAGCGTGGAGGTGGAGCACGAGCTCATCATGCGGTTCGACTACGCGACCCTGCGGCCCTGGGTGCACCGCACCCGTGTCGAGGAGGACGGCGGGGAGGAGGTCCTCACCGCCGTGGGAGGGCCGTCCCGGCTGATCCTGCACGGCCCGCTGCCCGAGCCCGTGCCGGAGGAGGACGCCCACCGCGGTCGGCACCACCTCGGCGAGGGGGACGAGCTGTGCTGGGTGCTCACCGGGCAGGAGTCCTGGCGACCTCTCCCGCCCCGCATCGACCCCCAGGTGCTGCTGCAGGAGACCATCGAGGGCTGGCGGGCCTGGACCGGGCGCATCCAGGCCGAGGGGCCGTGGGCCCGTCAGATCACCCGGTCGCTCACCGTGCTCCGCGCGCTCACCCACGCCGACACCGGCGGCATCGTCGCCGCCGCGACCACCTCGCTCCCGGAGGACCCGGGCGGGGAGCGCAACTGGGACTACCGCTTCACCTGGCTGCGGGACTCCGCGCTGACCCTGCAGGCGATGATGACCCACGGCCTCGACGGGGGCGCGGAGGCCTGGCGGGAGTGGCTGCTGCGCGCGATCGCCGGCCACTCCAACCAGCTGCGCATCATGTACGGGCTCGGGGGAGAGCGTGACCTCACCGAGCGCGAGCTGCCGCACCTGAGCGGGTATGCCGGGTCCCGTCCCGTCCGGGTCGGCAACGGCGCCGCCGACCAGTACCAGGCCGACGTCATCGGCGAGGTCATGCTCGCGCTGGCACAGCTGCGCGACGGCGGCGTCGCGGAGGACAGGTACAGCTGGGGGATCCAGCAGATGATGCTGCAGACCCAGGCCGAGCGGCTCTCCGAGCCCGACCACGGCATCTGGGAGATGCGCGGGAAGAAGCACTTCTTCACGCACGGCCGGGTGATGATCTGGGCCGCCTTCGACCAGGGGGTCCGCGCGGTGGAGGAGTGCGGGCTGCCCGGCGACGTGGACCACTGGCGCGAGCTGCGTGACCGCGTGCGGGCCGAGATCGAGGACCGCGGCGTCGGCCCGGACGGCGCCTTCCGCCAGACCTACGCCAACGCCGAGGTCGATGCCTCGTTGCTGCAGATCCCGCACACCGGGTTCTGCGGCTACGACGACCCGCGCATGCTCGCGACCGTGCGCCGGCTGGAGGAGGACCTCGTCGACGACGTCGGCTTCCTGCACCGCTACCGCCTGCACGAGGACGACAACATGGACGGTCTGCTGGGCGGGGAGGCGACCTTCTTCATCTGCACCTTCTGGCTGGTGGAGCAGTACGCCCGCAGCGGTCGCCTCGAGGAGGCGGAGCGGCTCATGCAGGCCTGCGTCGACGCCGGCCAGCCCCTCGACCTGCTCGCCGAGGAGTACGACCCCGCCTCCCGCCGCATGCTCGGCAACTACCCCCAGGCGTTCAGCCACCTGGGCCTGGTGCGGGCCGCCGACGCCATCGCCGCGGTGCGCGCCGAGTCCGCCTGA
- a CDS encoding cell wall-binding repeat-containing protein produces MHQPSARRRTRLLALAGAGAVVAPLALVAPAAWANPEITVNEDGTYIVMLADSSLAAYDGGVKGIPATKPAEGEKLDTTSAAAESYTAYLDRQQNAVLDSVGLDRADAVYTYSTSFNGFTAELTGQQVSALRKDPNVAAVWEDEIRTSDTVTTPDYLGLTGEDGVWNTQFGGDADAGAGMVVGIIDTGFWPENPSFAALPGDPAAPEGWQGECVEGDAADPADNVECNSKVIGARYYPQGNNTAFDFLSPRDTDGHGSHVGGTSAGNVGVPMDFMGDDLGVGSGMAPAAHLAFYKALWATEEGGGSGSTSGLVAAIDDAVADGVDVINYSVSGSSQFVVTADELAFLDAANAGVFVSTSAGNSGDTIGESSVAHNSPWTMTVAASTHDRTNSAEVELGDGPPVARISGTNRYDTAAQIAAAYPEGVDTVYIATGNQFADALSGAAAASQGLVPAAGLDQPAVAPDGSPAPVLLTKVDELPGATMEALDSIDPDNIVVLGGEVAVSEDVEDMLDDYGTVTRVAGADRYETAALIAQQYGEVDHVYVATGQDEAFPDALSGSALAGSEGVPVLLTKTDMVPSAVDEALAAMGDPEIHVIGGEVAVSEDVYEDLGASARLSGKDRYGTSVAVAEQFGFGEDNPAPVVHTATGRDYPDALAGSALAGYQGVPVMLSRPDMVPSVVLDGMVALAPESAVILGGEGALSDDVQMQIEALFGEDETFAGISAGDGVGPAPLVNSADIPAAGATADDAELCLPGSLDAAEAADHIVICTRGTNARTEKSETVEAAGGIGMILANNNDGESLNGDFHAVPTIHVNGTAGDAIKEYEASDPDPMATISASGEGPEITYPEMAGFSSYGPALAGGGDLLKPDITAPGVDVIAAVSPAGSGGANFNSLSGTSMSAPHIAGLAALMMQDNPDWGPMGVKSAMMTTADPTNSEGELITYAGEAASPLHYGSGEVEPGAAYDTPLVYDSGLVDWYAYACAIGQLQLVGGTSICDQIGTTDPSDLNYPSIAIGDLGGAQTVTRTVTDATGDGGTFTAEVEAPPGVDVVVEPSTVTVAPGASATFTVSFTTAGAALDEWTFGSLTWTGPGADVTSPLAIRPVAMGAPEEIRGETTEGAAAFEVTPGFTGELTSVPHGLVASDVTDVEVTSDGPNGGPGIADEVVPVTVPEGTTAIRVEVVASEWAPDGLDLDLYLATADGTVVGQSAAGGSDESVTMMAPAPGDYIVAIDYWDGAAGDTANGPLHVFMPSADEGNMSVTPSPVAVTAGTPLELTAAWTGLDAATRYMGAIGYSNGTEEVAYTLVSVNTP; encoded by the coding sequence GTGCACCAGCCATCTGCTCGCCGGAGGACGCGTCTGCTGGCGCTCGCCGGCGCAGGGGCCGTCGTCGCACCGCTGGCCCTGGTAGCCCCCGCAGCATGGGCGAACCCGGAGATCACGGTCAACGAGGACGGCACCTATATCGTCATGCTCGCGGACAGCTCGCTGGCCGCCTACGACGGCGGGGTCAAGGGCATCCCCGCCACCAAGCCCGCCGAGGGGGAGAAGCTCGACACCACGAGCGCCGCCGCCGAGAGCTACACCGCCTACCTCGACCGGCAGCAGAACGCCGTGCTCGACTCCGTCGGCCTGGACCGGGCCGACGCCGTCTACACCTACTCGACGTCGTTCAACGGCTTCACCGCCGAGCTCACCGGCCAGCAGGTGTCCGCGCTGCGCAAGGACCCGAACGTCGCCGCGGTGTGGGAGGACGAGATCCGGACCTCCGACACCGTCACCACCCCCGACTACCTCGGCCTGACCGGCGAGGACGGCGTCTGGAACACCCAGTTCGGCGGGGACGCCGACGCGGGTGCGGGCATGGTCGTCGGCATCATCGACACCGGCTTCTGGCCGGAGAACCCCAGCTTCGCGGCGCTGCCGGGTGACCCCGCCGCGCCGGAGGGATGGCAGGGCGAGTGCGTCGAGGGTGACGCGGCCGACCCGGCCGACAACGTGGAGTGCAACAGCAAGGTCATCGGCGCCCGCTACTACCCCCAGGGCAACAACACGGCCTTCGACTTCCTGTCGCCGCGCGACACCGACGGGCACGGCAGCCACGTCGGTGGCACCTCGGCCGGCAACGTCGGCGTCCCGATGGACTTCATGGGTGACGACCTGGGCGTCGGCAGCGGTATGGCGCCGGCCGCCCACCTCGCGTTCTACAAGGCGCTCTGGGCGACCGAGGAGGGCGGCGGCTCCGGCTCCACGTCCGGTCTCGTGGCCGCCATCGACGACGCGGTCGCGGACGGCGTCGACGTCATCAACTACTCGGTCTCCGGCTCCTCGCAGTTCGTGGTGACCGCCGACGAGCTGGCCTTCCTCGACGCCGCGAACGCGGGCGTCTTCGTGTCGACCTCGGCCGGCAACAGCGGAGACACCATCGGCGAGAGCTCGGTGGCGCACAACTCGCCGTGGACCATGACGGTCGCCGCCTCGACGCACGACCGCACCAACTCGGCCGAGGTCGAGCTGGGCGACGGCCCCCCCGTCGCCCGGATCTCCGGCACCAACCGGTACGACACCGCGGCGCAGATCGCCGCGGCCTACCCCGAGGGCGTCGACACCGTCTACATCGCCACGGGCAACCAGTTCGCCGACGCGCTGTCCGGCGCCGCGGCCGCCTCGCAGGGCCTCGTCCCCGCAGCCGGTCTGGACCAGCCGGCCGTCGCCCCCGACGGCTCGCCCGCCCCGGTGCTGCTCACCAAGGTCGACGAGCTCCCCGGTGCCACGATGGAGGCGCTGGACTCGATCGACCCGGACAACATCGTCGTGCTCGGCGGTGAGGTCGCGGTCTCCGAGGACGTCGAGGACATGCTCGACGACTACGGCACGGTGACCCGTGTCGCGGGTGCCGACCGCTACGAGACCGCCGCGCTGATCGCGCAGCAGTACGGCGAGGTGGACCACGTCTACGTCGCCACCGGTCAGGACGAGGCCTTCCCGGACGCGCTGTCCGGCTCCGCGCTCGCCGGCAGCGAGGGCGTCCCCGTCCTGCTCACGAAGACCGACATGGTCCCGAGCGCCGTCGACGAGGCGCTGGCCGCCATGGGCGACCCCGAGATCCACGTCATCGGTGGCGAGGTCGCGGTGAGCGAGGACGTCTACGAGGACCTGGGCGCGAGCGCCCGTCTCTCCGGCAAGGACCGCTACGGCACGTCCGTCGCCGTCGCCGAGCAGTTCGGCTTCGGCGAGGACAACCCGGCGCCCGTGGTGCACACCGCCACCGGTCGCGACTACCCGGACGCCCTCGCGGGGTCGGCCCTCGCCGGCTACCAGGGTGTCCCGGTCATGCTGAGCCGCCCCGACATGGTGCCGAGCGTCGTGCTCGACGGCATGGTGGCCCTGGCCCCCGAGTCCGCCGTGATCCTCGGCGGTGAGGGCGCGCTGAGCGACGACGTCCAGATGCAGATCGAGGCGCTCTTCGGCGAGGACGAGACCTTTGCCGGCATCAGCGCCGGCGACGGCGTCGGCCCGGCCCCGCTGGTCAACTCGGCCGACATCCCGGCTGCGGGCGCGACCGCCGACGACGCGGAGCTGTGCCTGCCCGGCTCGCTGGACGCGGCCGAGGCTGCCGACCACATCGTCATCTGCACCCGGGGCACCAACGCCCGGACGGAGAAGAGCGAGACGGTCGAGGCCGCTGGTGGGATCGGCATGATCCTGGCCAACAACAACGACGGCGAGTCGCTCAACGGCGACTTCCACGCCGTGCCCACGATCCACGTCAACGGCACCGCCGGTGACGCGATCAAGGAGTACGAGGCCTCCGACCCCGACCCGATGGCCACCATCTCGGCCTCCGGCGAGGGCCCGGAGATCACCTACCCGGAGATGGCCGGCTTCAGCTCCTACGGCCCGGCGCTCGCCGGCGGCGGGGACCTGCTCAAGCCGGACATCACCGCCCCGGGCGTGGACGTCATCGCCGCGGTCTCCCCGGCCGGTTCCGGCGGGGCCAACTTCAACAGCCTCTCCGGCACCTCGATGTCCGCCCCGCACATCGCCGGTCTGGCCGCGCTGATGATGCAGGACAACCCGGACTGGGGCCCGATGGGCGTCAAGTCCGCGATGATGACCACCGCCGACCCGACCAACTCCGAGGGTGAGCTCATCACCTACGCCGGCGAAGCGGCGAGCCCGCTCCACTACGGGTCGGGCGAGGTCGAGCCGGGTGCTGCCTACGACACGCCGCTGGTCTACGACTCCGGCCTCGTCGACTGGTACGCCTACGCCTGCGCCATCGGCCAGCTCCAGCTGGTCGGCGGCACGTCGATCTGCGACCAGATCGGGACGACGGACCCGAGCGACCTCAACTACCCGAGCATCGCGATCGGCGACCTGGGTGGGGCGCAGACCGTCACCCGCACGGTGACCGACGCGACCGGCGACGGTGGCACGTTCACCGCCGAGGTCGAGGCTCCCCCGGGGGTCGACGTGGTCGTCGAGCCCTCGACGGTCACCGTGGCGCCCGGCGCGTCGGCGACCTTCACGGTCTCCTTCACCACCGCGGGTGCGGCCCTGGACGAGTGGACCTTCGGGTCGCTCACCTGGACCGGCCCCGGCGCTGACGTGACCAGCCCGCTGGCCATCCGGCCGGTGGCGATGGGTGCGCCGGAGGAGATCCGCGGCGAGACCACCGAGGGAGCGGCGGCCTTCGAGGTCACGCCGGGCTTCACCGGTGAGCTCACCTCGGTGCCGCACGGTCTCGTGGCCTCGGACGTCACCGACGTCGAGGTCACCTCGGACGGCCCGAACGGTGGCCCCGGTATCGCGGACGAGGTCGTGCCGGTCACGGTGCCCGAGGGCACCACGGCCATCCGGGTCGAGGTCGTGGCGTCGGAGTGGGCCCCGGACGGGCTCGACCTCGACCTCTACCTCGCGACTGCTGACGGCACCGTCGTCGGCCAGTCCGCCGCCGGTGGCTCGGACGAGTCGGTCACGATGATGGCGCCCGCCCCGGGCGACTACATCGTCGCGATCGACTACTGGGACGGCGCCGCGGGTGACACCGCCAACGGTCCGCTCCACGTCTTCATGCCGTCCGCGGACGAGGGCAACATGTCGGTCACGCCGTCCCCGGTCGCGGTGACCGCCGGCACGCCGCTGGAGCTGACCGCCGCCTGGACCGGGCTGGACGCCGCCACCCGCTACATGGGTGCGATCGGCTACAGCAACGGCACCGAGGAGGTCGCCTACACCCTGGTCTCGGTCAACACGCCGTGA
- a CDS encoding acyl-CoA thioesterase, with protein sequence MTDTPLDYPIDDLLDVLDLRREGSTMIRVASPEGTGEDLADSQGDVFAGRSQPMPHGRVFGGQVLAQCLVAAGRTVEPVEDGSDSEPLPRPIHSMHGYFLRPGDANRPLRFLVERMRDGRSFSARRVHAVQDGRILMSIIMSFQEVSAGLEHQIAMPPAPAPGTLRSDREILEQVPHPVAQETARRRPVELRHVDPLLLGPGEPGASEQSVWLRIARELPEDPLLHAAILAYASDYTLLEPILRRHGIGWGDPRLRPASLDHSMWFHRPARVDDWVLYTQSSPSAQSGRGLGTGHMFAADGTLLATVGQEGMVRLKGSAEH encoded by the coding sequence GTGACCGACACGCCGCTGGACTACCCGATCGACGACCTGCTCGACGTGCTCGACCTGCGCCGGGAGGGGTCGACGATGATCCGGGTGGCCTCCCCCGAGGGCACCGGCGAGGACCTCGCCGACTCGCAGGGCGACGTCTTCGCCGGGCGCAGCCAGCCGATGCCCCACGGCAGGGTCTTCGGCGGGCAGGTGCTCGCCCAGTGCCTCGTCGCGGCCGGGCGGACCGTCGAGCCGGTCGAGGACGGCTCGGACTCCGAGCCCCTGCCCCGACCGATCCACTCGATGCACGGCTACTTCCTGCGCCCGGGCGACGCGAACCGCCCGCTGCGCTTCCTGGTCGAGCGGATGCGCGACGGGCGCAGCTTCAGCGCCCGCCGGGTGCACGCCGTGCAGGACGGCCGCATCCTCATGTCCATCATCATGTCGTTCCAGGAGGTCTCCGCGGGGCTCGAGCACCAGATCGCGATGCCCCCGGCGCCGGCGCCCGGCACCCTGCGCTCGGACCGGGAGATCCTCGAGCAGGTGCCCCACCCCGTGGCGCAGGAGACCGCGCGACGCCGGCCCGTCGAGCTGAGGCACGTGGACCCGCTGCTGCTCGGCCCGGGAGAGCCCGGCGCGAGCGAGCAGTCGGTCTGGCTGCGGATCGCCCGCGAGCTGCCCGAGGACCCGCTGCTGCACGCGGCGATCCTGGCCTACGCCTCGGACTACACCCTGCTGGAGCCCATCCTGCGGCGGCACGGGATCGGCTGGGGCGACCCCCGGCTGCGCCCGGCCAGCCTGGACCACTCCATGTGGTTCCACCGACCGGCGCGGGTGGACGACTGGGTGCTCTACACCCAGAGCTCTCCGTCCGCGCAGTCCGGTCGTGGGCTCGGCACGGGGCACATGTTCGCCGCCGACGGCACGCTCCTGGCGACCGTCGGGCAGGAGGGCATGGTGCGGTTGAAGGGGTCCGCGGAGCACTGA
- a CDS encoding aldo/keto reductase has protein sequence MTDAYYAQDVPDTHRPYVAAPDRHQKLEYRRVGDSGLLLPPLSLGLWYNFGDNRPFDTQRAILRRAFDEGITHFDLANNYGPPYGSAEENFGRMMRTDFAPYRHEMVLSTKAGWDMWPGPYGMLGSRKYLLASLDESLQRMSVDHVDIFYSHRADEDTPVAETVGALDTAVRQGKALYAGISSYSPERTAEAVAVARALGTPLVIHQPAYNMLNRWVEDGLLEALPGHGMGSIGFTALAQGLLTDKYLDRDDAERATARPSFDSSVLTDANRERLRGLAAVAEGRGQSLAQMALSWAIRPGGVTSTLIGVSSIEQLEDNLAAAHRTDFTDEELAEIDRLSGSTEGVDIWAPSAQIE, from the coding sequence ATGACCGATGCCTACTACGCCCAGGACGTCCCCGACACCCACCGGCCCTACGTCGCGGCTCCCGACCGGCACCAGAAGCTGGAGTACCGCCGCGTCGGCGACAGCGGTCTCCTGCTGCCGCCGCTCTCGCTCGGGCTCTGGTACAACTTCGGCGACAACCGCCCCTTCGACACCCAGCGGGCCATCCTGCGCCGCGCCTTCGACGAGGGGATCACCCACTTCGACCTGGCCAACAACTACGGCCCGCCCTACGGCTCCGCCGAGGAGAACTTCGGCCGGATGATGCGCACCGACTTCGCGCCCTACCGGCACGAGATGGTCCTCTCCACCAAGGCGGGGTGGGACATGTGGCCCGGCCCCTACGGCATGCTCGGCTCGCGCAAGTACCTCCTGGCGAGCCTGGACGAGTCGCTGCAGCGGATGAGCGTCGACCACGTCGACATCTTCTACTCCCACCGCGCCGACGAGGACACCCCCGTCGCCGAGACCGTGGGGGCGCTCGACACCGCGGTCCGCCAGGGCAAGGCGCTGTATGCCGGGATCTCCAGCTACTCCCCGGAGCGCACCGCCGAGGCGGTCGCCGTCGCCCGGGCGCTGGGCACCCCCCTGGTCATCCACCAGCCGGCCTACAACATGCTCAACCGGTGGGTCGAGGACGGCCTGCTGGAGGCCCTGCCGGGGCACGGCATGGGCTCGATCGGCTTCACCGCGCTGGCCCAGGGCCTGCTCACCGACAAGTACCTCGACCGCGACGACGCCGAGCGGGCCACCGCCCGGCCCTCCTTCGACAGCAGCGTGCTCACCGACGCCAACCGGGAGCGGCTGCGCGGGCTGGCGGCGGTCGCCGAGGGCCGCGGCCAGAGCCTGGCGCAGATGGCGCTGTCCTGGGCGATCCGTCCCGGCGGCGTGACGTCCACCCTCATCGGGGTGTCCAGCATCGAGCAGCTCGAGGACAACCTCGCCGCCGCGCACCGCACGGACTTCACCGACGAGGAGCTGGCCGAGATCGACCGCCTCTCCGGCAGCACCGAGGGCGTGGACATCTGGGCGCCGTCCGCGCAGATCGAGTGA
- a CDS encoding LutC/YkgG family protein — protein sequence MSSREEILARLRLATGDVTSRPGERGPVPVSAATAGAAQDTLELFVKTVTDYRASVGRCTPEQVGAEVAAALVRARAHTVLVPPGLETSWVARARDAGLRLRADEAEDGGPLTAHELDGIDAVVTGARVAVATTGTIVLDHAPDQGRRALTLVPDQHVCVVRADQVVHDVPDAVALLDPARPLTWVSGPSATSDIELDRVEGVHGPRTLDVIVVC from the coding sequence GTGAGCAGCCGCGAGGAGATCCTGGCCCGCCTGCGCCTCGCGACGGGGGACGTCACGTCGCGACCCGGGGAGCGCGGCCCGGTGCCGGTCAGCGCCGCGACCGCCGGGGCGGCGCAGGACACCCTGGAGCTGTTCGTCAAGACCGTGACCGACTACCGCGCCAGCGTCGGGCGGTGCACGCCGGAGCAGGTCGGGGCCGAGGTGGCGGCGGCGCTGGTGCGTGCGCGGGCGCACACCGTCCTCGTCCCGCCCGGGCTCGAGACCTCCTGGGTGGCGCGGGCGCGGGACGCCGGCCTCCGCCTGCGGGCCGACGAGGCCGAGGACGGCGGCCCGCTCACCGCCCACGAGCTGGACGGGATCGACGCCGTGGTCACCGGGGCGCGGGTGGCCGTCGCCACGACCGGCACCATCGTCCTGGACCACGCCCCCGACCAGGGCCGGCGCGCCCTCACCCTGGTCCCGGACCAGCACGTCTGCGTCGTCCGGGCCGACCAGGTGGTGCACGACGTGCCCGACGCGGTGGCGCTGCTCGACCCCGCGCGCCCGCTCACCTGGGTCAGCGGACCGAGCGCCACCAGCGACATCGAGCTGGACCGCGTCGAGGGCGTCCACGGCCCGCGCACGCTCGACGTCATCGTCGTCTGCTGA
- a CDS encoding LutB/LldF family L-lactate oxidation iron-sulfur protein — MTDLPAQETSPTFLGMPSFQHAAEAALADTQQRRNLAHATATIRAKRAAAVGEVDGWEDLRLAGAAAKDEALHHLPHYLEQLEAALTARGATVHWARDADEANQVVVDLARAKATDEVVKVKSMATQEIELNEALEAAGIAAWETDLAELIVQLGEDRPSHILVPAIHRNRAEIREIFARRMGAVGRAAPDDLTDEPARLAEAARLHLREKFLRARVAVTGANFAVAETGTLVVVESEGNGRMCLTLPETLITVVGIEKVLPTFADLSTMLQLLPRSSTGERMNPYTSMWTGVTPGDGPQEVHVVLLDNGRSRVLADEAGREALRCIRCSACLNVCPVYERTGGHAYGSVYPGPIGAVLNPLLRGTSSEVDRSLPYASSLCGACFEACPVRIDIPSLLVRLRTQVVDEASGRSAEAASMKAAAWVFGDHRRLEAAQRAATLGGRLLGDRTIRSLPGLGAWTQARDVPTPPTETFRQWWARTHGDDEGDLDDARGQPVVEEQDLGGAGPHTRQEGS; from the coding sequence ATGACGGACCTCCCGGCGCAGGAGACCTCGCCCACCTTCCTCGGTATGCCCTCGTTCCAGCACGCGGCCGAGGCCGCCCTCGCGGACACCCAGCAGCGGCGCAACCTGGCGCACGCGACGGCGACGATCCGCGCGAAGCGGGCGGCGGCCGTCGGCGAGGTGGACGGGTGGGAGGACCTGCGTCTCGCCGGGGCGGCCGCCAAGGACGAGGCCCTGCACCACCTGCCCCACTACCTCGAGCAGCTGGAGGCCGCCCTCACCGCGCGGGGTGCGACGGTGCACTGGGCGCGGGACGCCGACGAGGCCAACCAGGTCGTCGTCGACCTGGCCCGGGCCAAGGCCACCGACGAGGTGGTCAAGGTCAAGTCGATGGCCACCCAGGAGATCGAGCTCAACGAGGCGCTCGAGGCGGCCGGGATCGCCGCCTGGGAGACCGACCTGGCCGAGCTCATCGTGCAGCTCGGCGAGGACCGGCCGAGCCACATCCTCGTGCCCGCCATCCACCGCAACCGTGCCGAGATCCGGGAGATCTTCGCGCGACGCATGGGCGCGGTGGGGCGGGCCGCACCGGACGACCTCACCGACGAGCCCGCGCGGCTGGCGGAGGCGGCCCGGCTGCACCTGCGGGAGAAGTTCCTGCGGGCCAGGGTCGCGGTCACCGGCGCCAACTTCGCGGTCGCCGAGACCGGGACGCTGGTCGTCGTGGAGTCCGAGGGCAACGGGCGCATGTGCCTCACCCTCCCCGAGACGCTCATCACCGTGGTCGGGATCGAGAAGGTGCTGCCGACCTTCGCCGACCTCTCCACCATGCTGCAGCTCCTGCCCCGCTCCAGCACAGGTGAGCGGATGAACCCCTACACCTCGATGTGGACCGGGGTGACCCCGGGCGACGGCCCGCAGGAGGTCCACGTCGTGCTGCTCGACAACGGCCGGAGCCGGGTGCTGGCCGACGAGGCCGGGCGGGAGGCGCTGCGGTGCATCCGCTGCTCGGCCTGCCTCAACGTCTGCCCCGTCTACGAGCGGACCGGCGGGCACGCCTACGGCTCGGTCTACCCGGGCCCCATCGGGGCCGTGCTCAACCCGCTGCTGCGCGGGACCTCCTCGGAGGTCGACCGGAGCCTGCCCTACGCCAGCAGCCTGTGCGGGGCCTGCTTCGAGGCCTGCCCGGTGCGCATCGACATCCCCTCGCTGCTCGTGCGGCTGCGCACCCAGGTCGTCGACGAGGCGAGCGGGCGTTCGGCCGAGGCCGCCTCGATGAAGGCGGCCGCCTGGGTGTTCGGCGACCACCGCCGGCTGGAGGCCGCCCAGCGGGCCGCCACCCTCGGCGGCCGGCTGCTCGGCGACCGCACGATCCGCTCGCTGCCCGGGCTCGGCGCCTGGACCCAGGCCCGCGACGTCCCCACCCCGCCCACGGAGACCTTCCGGCAGTGGTGGGCGCGGACGCACGGCGACGACGAGGGTGACCTCGACGACGCCCGCGGCCAGCCGGTCGTCGAGGAGCAGGACCTCGGCGGTGCGGGGCCGCATACCCGGCAGGAGGGGTCGTGA
- a CDS encoding (Fe-S)-binding protein, producing MTGPAELQVARPTVALFATCFNDTMWPQTPRAVVTLLERLGCRVVFPREQTCCGQMFTNTGYADAATPLVRRFVDVFAGADHVVSPSGSCVGSVREQHAVLARRAGDAGLEREVRSLAPRVLELSELLVDVLGVTDVGAYYPHRVTYHPTCHSLRMLGVGDKPLRLLRAVRGIDLVDLPSAEECCGFGGTFAMKNADTSIAMGADKARHVRETGAEVVVAGDNSCLAHIGGVLDRQRSGVRTVHLAQVLASTQEEQA from the coding sequence GTGACCGGCCCGGCCGAGCTGCAGGTGGCGCGCCCGACGGTGGCCCTCTTCGCGACCTGCTTCAACGACACGATGTGGCCGCAGACCCCGCGGGCGGTCGTCACCCTGCTGGAGCGGCTCGGCTGCCGCGTCGTCTTCCCGCGCGAGCAGACGTGCTGCGGGCAGATGTTCACCAACACCGGGTACGCCGACGCGGCTACCCCCCTGGTCCGCCGCTTCGTCGACGTCTTCGCCGGCGCGGACCACGTGGTCTCGCCGAGCGGCTCGTGCGTCGGGTCGGTCCGCGAGCAGCACGCGGTGCTGGCCCGCCGGGCCGGCGACGCCGGGCTGGAGCGGGAGGTGCGCTCGCTCGCACCCCGGGTGCTGGAGCTGTCCGAGCTGCTCGTCGACGTCCTCGGCGTGACCGACGTCGGCGCCTACTACCCGCACCGGGTGACCTACCACCCCACCTGCCACAGCCTGCGGATGCTCGGGGTCGGCGACAAGCCGCTGCGGCTGCTGCGAGCGGTCCGGGGCATCGACCTCGTGGACCTCCCCTCCGCGGAGGAGTGCTGCGGCTTCGGGGGCACCTTCGCGATGAAGAACGCCGACACCTCGATCGCCATGGGCGCGGACAAGGCGCGGCACGTGCGGGAGACCGGGGCCGAGGTCGTGGTGGCCGGCGACAACTCCTGCCTCGCGCACATCGGAGGGGTGCTGGACCGCCAGCGCTCCGGCGTCCGCACGGTGCACCTGGCGCAGGTGCTCGCCTCCACGCAGGAGGAGCAGGCATGA